The genomic DNA TTAAAACCAATATTATCAAAAATAACCATTAATGAATCGAATATATCTTCATTAATTACCTTTCTACGATATTTAATAACCAATACCAAGTGATAAGTTAACATGTTATACTGAATGCTGATTCCTATTCAAAATACTACCCATAATAATCATTATAAGAAAATAACTATTTAAAAGTTAATAAAAAAATAGTATACCCAACTTGCAATTCATCCACAACTTACAGAAGTTGTGGTATTCTTGCATTATTAAGATAAATCATATAACCGGAAACCATGGCTTTAGCATTGTGACAGGCAACATTGTAACCAATACACTTGAATACTTGTTTATAATTTTAATGTTCAGTGTAATTACTCACATAATTTTAAAAATAGAAAAATAATTAATATTTAATGGCATGTTAAGAGTAACCCACCTTCTGTTTAACAGCATTCATCTTAGCGTGCTACCTTGCCTCATACAGGTTGTCATCGGCACCTTTGCTCTTGCATCCTACGGAATGGCCGTTTCACCGCTTCTTTTAATGTCCTCAATTAAATATCATCGTCTACCATTAAAAGCCGTGTCGTTTCTGCTCCAGAGTCATACTTCTCAGTATACGTTTTTCAACGCCGTAGTTCTGTACTGATGGGCGGAGTTTCCTTAGTTTAAAAAACCAGCAGCTGTCTTTAACTTGCCAAAAAATATTTAATTAAAAGTAGCAGGGCCTAGATTTGAACTAGGGATCTCGGGGTTATGAGCCCCGCGGGATCACCAGACTACCCCACCCTGCTATAAGATAAAAATAGTATACAACTATATAATAATTATAGAATAGATAATATATAAACCTTTCTATAAAATGAAGAAAATTAAAGAAAATAATAAAATTAATTATTTTCTAATGATTCAATTCTTTTATCCAAATCATTTAACTTTTCTTCAGTGGCTTTTTGGAATTCTTCAGAAGATTTTTTAAATTCCTTGAAACTTTTATCCAAATTATCTACATTAGTTGTAGTTTTAGTAAATTTAGATTCGAGTTCCTTTAAATCATTTGTAGTAGCTAAAGACCAGTCCTTAATTAATTCATCACTTTTTTCATCTAAAAAAGCATCAATTTTATTAGAAAAGAAATCTGTGTTTAAACTAGAGGTATCAATATCACTTAATTTGATTTTGATTCTTTTACTCATGGATTCGGATTTTCCTTTTTCAGGACTGCCTTCTTCTTTAGTTAAATCATAACCTGAATCCCCATTAGATCCACCTAATATTTCGTCCATATGTGCATCTGCACTGGCTGGAACATAACTGCGTATTTTAGTTACAGTATTTGGGCTATTTAATAAATAATAATATACTAAAACGACAATTGCCAAAATTAAAATTACAATTGCAACTGCTTCCATAGCATCCATTTTACCACCTATTTATTCATTTTTCTAAGTTTTTCTTCTTTTTCTTCAATTTCTTTAAGCATTTTTTCCAATTTTCTTTGTTCAGTTTCAGCTTCGAGTCTTGCTAATCTTTCATTAATTTCAGAATGAAGGTATCCAACATTGCTTCTAACTTCGGTGGTGGATTGCCTAATAGCTGAAAGACTATCTTGTTGCTCTTGTGGCAATGGAATTGGATTGTCCATTAATCTTTTAGATTCAATGTCCTTTTCCACCATGGACATTTTCTTAAGTTCAATTTCTTTTTCAAGCATTAAAATTGAATTTTTAGATTGTGCAACTTTTCTCCATTGGAAAACAATTATAATCAATACAATGG from Methanobrevibacter sp. includes the following:
- a CDS encoding transposase, which gives rise to MLTYHLVLVIKYRRKVINEDIFDSLMVIFDNIGF